DNA from Christensenella timonensis:
CGTCCTGCGCGCGGCGCACGATGATCTTTTTCCCGCGTATCTTGTCCGCGTCAAACGCGTGCATCGGCTGCCCCGTTTCCAGCATGATGAAGTTGGTGATATCAACGATATTGTTGATGGGGCGGATACCCGCTTCACGCAGCCGTACGCGCAGCCATTCAGGAGACGGCTTAATCTTCACATCCGTAACGCCCGCCGCAACATAGCGCGTACACAGGTCGCTGTCACAGACCTCCACGCTGACCATCTCTTCCGTTTTCGCCGCGCCTTCCTCATATCCCGTTTCCGGCAGGCGGAACTCTGCGTCGTCCGCAGCCGCGGCCTCGCGCGCCGTGCCGATCATCGAAAGGCAGTCCGGCCTGTTTGCGCCCACCTCAAAATCAATGACCGCCCCCCGCAAGTCGAGCAAATCGCGGATATCCGTGCCCGGCTTTGGTTCGCCTTGTAAAATCATGATGCCATCCACGCCCGCGCCCGGATAGTCTTCTTCCTTTAAATTCAGTTCCCCGCCCGAACACAGCATACCAAACGATTCCACTCCGCGCAGCTTCCCCTTTTTTATGGGCCCTGCGGGAAGCATGGACGGCGCTTTTGCCACGGGGATATACGCTCCCTCAAACACGTTGTCCGCGCCTGTCACGATCTGCACGGGGGCATCTTCCCCCACGTCTACCATGCACACCTGCAGCTTGTCCGCGTCCGGGTGTTTCGTGATCTTCCCAATCTTCCCAACTACAACATTTTCAATATCTTCGCCCAGCAAAACGATCTCTTCCACACCGTTCCCGGTCATGACCATTTTATCTGCAAGCGTATTTACGTCCGATTTTACGTCCGCATAATCGCGGATCCATCTATATGGTGCCAACATTTCCCGTGCCCTCCTTTATACGAACTGGCGCAGAAAACGCGCGTCATTTTCATAGAGTAAACGAATATCCGTGATCCCGTATTTGGTGTTTGCCAAACGGTCGATGCCCATGCCAAAGGCAAACCCGGAATATTCCTCCGGATTGAGGCCGCAGTTTTGCAGTACTACCGGGTTCACGACCCCGCAGCCCAGCACTTCGATCATGCCCGCGCCCTTACACGCAGCGCAGCCTTTGCCGCCGCACACCGTGCACGTCACATCCACCTCCGCAGAAGGCTCTGTAAACGGGAAAAAGCCCGGGCGGAACTTTGTCTTTACGTCCTCCCCATAGAAGTTGCGGATAAACGTATTGATCGTGCCTTTCAAGTCCGAAAAGCGGATGTTTTTACCAACTACCAGCCCTTCCATCTGCATGAACACCGGCGAATGCGTCGCATCCACGTCGTCCGTGCGGAACACGCGTCCCGGGCACACCATGCGGATCGGGGGTTTTTGCCCCAGCATCGTGCGCACCTGCACGGGCGAGGTATGCGTCCGCAGCACCACGTCGTCGCTCACATAGAACGTATCCTGCATATCGCGCGCAGGATGGTCTTTGGGAATATTCAGCATCTCAAAATTGTATTGATCCAGCTCGATCTCCGGCCCTTCGTTCACATCAAAGCCCATGCTCAAAAAGATGTCGCGGATCTCATAATAGACCTGTGTCAACGGGTGCAATGCGCCTAAAGCCTGCGCACGCCCGGGCAGCGTGATATCCACGCGTTCGGCAGCGAGCTTGGCAGCGTCTTCCTTTTGCGCGATTTTCTCCGCTGCGCTC
Protein-coding regions in this window:
- the pheS gene encoding phenylalanine--tRNA ligase subunit alpha → MSNDEIVKKALGEIGAAGSSGELNDIRVKYLGKKGEITMLMKQMGTLAPEERPAFGQAVNAARGSVEQALLSAAEKIAQKEDAAKLAAERVDITLPGRAQALGALHPLTQVYYEIRDIFLSMGFDVNEGPEIELDQYNFEMLNIPKDHPARDMQDTFYVSDDVVLRTHTSPVQVRTMLGQKPPIRMVCPGRVFRTDDVDATHSPVFMQMEGLVVGKNIRFSDLKGTINTFIRNFYGEDVKTKFRPGFFPFTEPSAEVDVTCTVCGGKGCAACKGAGMIEVLGCGVVNPVVLQNCGLNPEEYSGFAFGMGIDRLANTKYGITDIRLLYENDARFLRQFV